The sequence TGTTATTCTTGGATAACAGTCAAATATTTCTCAAATATGAACATCACAAAATTTTTGTCCACTACgttttagttattttgttgttgtgctCAAATTTAAAGATATTATGTAAAGCACATTATCCAGCATCTCAAAATTAAGAGTTAAAATCAAACTGTAAATGAATTTTAGTCATTAACAATGTCATCCTGaacaagaacattaataaatgtgaaaaaaagagtACAAAGCTGTAATGAGTAAAACTAAAATGCCCTTGATTATATATAGCTTGACTTGAAAAACAGATATGTCTCAACAATATCAAAAGCAATAAACTGagatgttagaaaaaaaaagcttatatgACAATCAACAAACAATGAACTTTTTATACTGGAATATGTGCTCTTCACATAGGACAGTAAGTGGCCATAAATCATAAAGATGATTCACAATCTATGCTGTTCTCTCCTTCCTCAACATTGTCGTCATCATCCCCTTCATCCTCTCCATCGTCAATGCTTTCATCATAGTCTATGTAATGTAGATCTGGAGACATAAGTGCTTGAGAATAAGAGTTAAACTCTGGTAAGTGATGATTTGGAGGAGGGGCACCAACTTCGATAAACCTCTTGAACATGTTCATTGCActgtacattttcttttctaacatgataatgttttgatgaaGTACAGCTTTTGAACCAGGATCTGCAGTATCATTTATAGCTGAACTTAAATGTCCATGTTGTTGATGAAGGTGAAGAATGACAGTGTTCATCTCTCTCTTAAGTAGAAGCTTTTCTTCAGTTGCTCTAGTCTTCAAATGCAGGGCTTCTATTGCTCGACTTTTTAGGTTCTTTGGAACAACACCATGATCTTCAATCTTTAAAATAAGAGAACAATTGCAAGTGGAACCTTGTTAAAGCATAGTAGCAACATAAAGTGAATAACAGCATGTAGAAAGTTGAATAAAACCTTTAGATCAATTCTACTCACTTGTTCATCAAACAATGTGTACAGCTGGGAGGAGGCATCACATAATTCTAGAAATTCTAAATGTGATGGAAAGATGCCAGTTTGTGGAGGCCACTGCAGATTATTGTACTCTGTAACAATGTTCTTCAGTTTCCTGTTACAGGCATTCACTTGCTTGGACAGCCTTATAGCAACTCCCTGTCCATCtgtaaagaaagaagaaatataaatactagtaaaaataatacaatcaaCACAATATGAAAACATGATACAATAGTGATTTATTGAAGTATgttaaacataataaaaagtCAACATCTGAAATAGTGTTTATCTCAATTTGGATTTTGTGAACACAAGTAGTGGCAGCCAATTCTACACAAGATATTCAACATGACACTAAAGTTCGCATAAGGAAATCTCAGTTTGTAGGTCAAAATCTATTACTGCCAATAattcaaaaaaagagaaaaggaataTATCATGGTATTTGAAACAATTAAGCTCATTTTCAATTGTCATGCTGCTTTATAGCAACAGGGTGAACAATATGTATATATGATGTAACAAGATGTTGAATTTGGTAGACTAACTTTAGAACAACCCAAAAAATACCTGACACTGCAGTTTATGCCCATACACATGAAATGCTGGTACCGCCAGGGAAAGTCCTTTTGGGATTCCTTCTCCAGTTTTCTGTTCAATGACAGACAGTGTGTCACTATTGTTGTTATATTATAAAGAACTCGGACATTAAGAATTATACTCACACGGAAATGTCTGGACAGGACACATGCAATGTCATAAAGGACATGcagattaatgtttttttctttatattttttcatcAGCTCTGTGATGACATATTTAGGATATGCAAGTCTgttaaaaaatagtttgatAACAGCATAAGataatgtataaaaaataatccaagAGTCTTTCAAATAATTGGATGATGTTATGTTAAAGTCATCCAAATACACTTTAAAAACTCACCTTTCTCCATGTGTCATGTTAAGAAATATCAGTGGAACCTCGTGGCGACATGATGCTCCAAATACACCAGTTAtgtctaattttttttgctggttttgGGAACGAAGTGCATTGCCAGCTTTAAACTTGCTACAGttctaaaaaataaaggaaagagGTTCTCAGTGAAACGCATAAAACGTGAGGAATATACAAATTGTGTCAAAATAAATGAacgtgaaaatattttaaaatttgaaagATATATATCTGTcataaaattccttttaagggtattttttaaaaagcattgactaaaaataaataagaaagttACCAGAATAGAAAATGAGATATGATATTTACTCACCTCTGTTGGTTGACAGTTGTCAGGATTTGACCTGACATACTCTtcaacatcttcatccctgacAAACATTCTGTTACCCTGCAATGGCTCAGTGATACTACTTCCAGAGCTCTTTTTTCGTACAAGGCCAAAGTTGGCATCCAAAGCCACAATTACAGTGCCATCagtctgaaaaataaacagcaagaATAAGGATAAGTCTCAAAGCTCTCAAAATGACATTTGTCAATTGTACTAAGGTCTTCTAAAAGTATATTACAAATCTATCTCAGTGTGTCCAACCTTTATGCATGCCGGGCACACTGTGCCATCATCAAATTGGTCACAAAGGCCAACTAGTGACCTTCGTCGGAAGTGATAATGGCGAAACTGGGAAATAGACTCTCCTACTAGGGCTCTGTACAGCATATTAACCTGTAGTAAAAAGAGTCACAGTACTTATGTTTAATCTATTAATTCCAAAGGTacataagtaaaataaataaataaatactgtaaaaaaaaaaattctaaatgaGAAAGCAGTAAATAATACATCTAGTCTACTGGAAATGCCATCAGTGacattaatttaaagaaatatttaatatattaaacagaataaaaaagttGCAATATTGTTGACATATTTACTAGGACATCTTTTTCTCACTACCTCCATAACAGTAAGATTGTTTTTCCACCGTAAGGTGTTGATGAATCCCTCTACAGAGATCTGGCACTCCAAAGAAAGATGGACAAATAGCTCAAGAAGAGCCATTGAAAAAGCAGTCTGTGGCTTCTCCGGTGAAGCAGGCCAAAGGCCATATTTCAGAAGAGTGCAGACCTCAGGTTCGCATTTACAAAAAGAAACTGTGCAATTAATGAGATGacctaaaaagacaaagaaagaaaaaagattacTGAAGAATCATTCCATTTTTTATCTCACAGAGTGAATAAATACACTGTTTTATAGAACTCAGAATTAAATCAGTCCACAATATGTGTTATACTTATACTTCGATTTTATAAGTTGTATAACAAATACATGATATCTATATGAGGAGTTGATCTTTTTATTACTGCTCCCTTTAGGGACCACCGAGCCACATCTATGCTTCTAAGATGGAATAGGACAGGGGTGACCAAAATTCGTCCTCGAGCACCTTCattctgcatgttttagttctcTCTGTGGTGGTGGTAACAACCTTTCCAGCAGGTCAATGTTCTTCTACTGAGCCATCACTGGATCCAAGTGCATTAAACCAGGGACAGAACTAAAATCTGCAAAATGCTGGCCTTCGAGGACCGACTTTGGGCACCACTGGTGTAGGATGTATTGGGATTACACCCGAGGAGCTGGCCCAATTGGCTGGGTAGAGGGAAGTCTGGGAATCCTTAATTATGCTGTTACTTGGGTGACCTGACCCCAGATAAGCAGAaggcaatggatggatgatatatCCCGTCTTTAAACATGTACAAACCAACGCAGACTTGCCACTTTAACTGTGTTTAACTTAACATGTGTTGTCTTTAACTGAGCTTCCCCTCCAATCTATGTATTTATGTAGTTTTCTATATTTGTGTATCCAAgtataaataacaacaaagaagaataaaaagttattcCACAATAAAAAGTCACATAAACATATATTCACATGGGACAAGATTGATACTCATAAAGTGAAAACATAAATTTTACTAAATAAGATTTAGAATTTTGtagaatatataatatataatatatatatatatatatatatatatatatatatatatatatatatatatatatatatatatatatatatatatatacacacacacacactgctcaaaaaaataaaaggaacactTAAACACCACAATATAACTCCAAGTAAATCaaacttctgtgaaatcaaactgtccacttaggaagcaacactgattgacaatcaatttcacctgctgttgtccACATTCAACTTTGTACAGAACAAAGTATTCAAtgagaatatttcattcattcagatctaggatgtctTATTtgagtgttccctttatttttttgagcagtatatatatatatatatatatatatatatatatatatatatatatatatatatatatatatatatatatatatatatatatatatatatattacagtgtatatatattaCAGTGTAAAAACATACCTGTGTTGACAAAAGTCTTTACATCTCTGGAGTAAACAACATGGGTACTGTGATCCCCACTTAAATGCAACACCAACTGCTGGAAAGCAGCCTCATAGCAGGTTTTctaaagagacacaaaaaaggacaGAGAAAAATCGAATTTTATGCAATTAAGAACTCATTCTCATTCTATACATATCAATTACAATATTTATTAGTACATTCAACAAAAATGAACTTACATTCCACTTTTCAGGGAGGTGCAAAGAATTTATGTGTACTGTGTAGACACAATCCTTGCAAAAAACACTGCTTCTGCTGCATTCCAGACAGCGGTATACTCCAGGTTTCTTGCACACAGAGCACATGTCAGAGAAAGGAGCGGAGGACTTATAGGACTCTTCCAAGACCTGATCTTTTAGTGTATCCCATAGGCTCAGCTCCTTCCTTTTTGCCCTGGTATACGCGGTCCCTTCTTCCTCTGAGTTTTCAGTACAAATGTCATGTGATGAGGGAAAAACAGTGTTGGTGTCAGATGAGCCTGCATGTGAGGGAATGTAGGAAGATTTCGCCCGAGCACCGATGGTTTtccgagttagttttatttttttggtcttacAACGGACACTGCTCTTATATTTAGGCATGGTTCTAAAGtgggagaaaacagaaagaagacaGAAATGCTGTAACACCGAGAAGCATAAAAtcataatataaaaacaaaattttagcaCATTGTTATTAAAGGTATGAAGGACAGCTACATTTGAACCTGACTGGCTTTTAGTAGCCTTTTTTCTACCAAATAGTGGTAAAAACGTGTCTAAATCTGTACAAACACATGCTGTGCCACATACTCGCTAACATTAACTCATAGAACTACCATCagcagcagtgtttcccgcagtaatttgcttatgcgaggcgggcCGActtgcggagcggggggggggggggggggggggtggacgacacgttttccgcggaccggcttgcggagcggggggggggggggggggtatccctgggttttttccctgccattcacgcacgcgcgaaagcaacaaaaaaccgcgtgttagcgtcacttttttttttttttttttttttttttttttggaatgttggcgaggcggtagcgtgagtttggcgaggcggccgcctcgccaagatagcgctgcgggaaaccctgagcAGATTTATAAATGTAGACCTTCGGTCTTTTGAGGTTTTttactacatttttatttgacagattCAGGGTCTACTCACCAGCTCCGACCGTGGAAAGTGTCGCGTCGAATGACgtaagcttcttcttcttctctaatCTTTTGTCGGTTGCAATCcgtaatttattattattactactaatacaaatattaaacattttcatatgGTACAAACACAGATTTTCATATAATCATATGAGCAAATCCATccgtatttttattttttttaattaaaaataagattAGGGCCAACCCTAACTTCTTCTTATCATTATTAATGGATTGCAAGCAACTTCGGATGTACATACAGCCACCTAGTGGAAGGCTATGAGGTTGGACAACTCATAACACTACATAACTCCATGACTCTAGAATATACCTTTTcatttcattatatatatatatatatatatatatatatatatatatatatatatatatatatatatatatatatatatatgaaattgcACGACCGGAAGAAAAAACACGGCATGTATTGAGAGAACACGATCCAATAAAATTAACCAAGTATGTTAAATTTtggcatttattttgaaaaaatccaaagaaataaaaggcataTTGGAAATATAAGTCTTTAAAAAAgcgaacaaaaataaacaaaacaggaaaaaaaaaactccggttttagattttagtgagttgtttttaaatactgtAACGATTATTACAATACCTAATTAAAATCTTATGATACGTTTGGCTTTTGAATTTTTAGTAAATTCTTAATATCCTGTTCAAATTCGCAGAtacattataaataaaggtttttaaaaaaaggtaaaaaaaaaaaaaaaaaaaggttctatTCGCGACAAGCGGCTGTTATCACCGATAGAATGGTTAATAACAGCCTGATAGCAGGCAGAGCAGGGACCAACTGAGGCTATTCAATGGGGCTGATAACCACTGATAATCGCCATTCTATGGGATGATAACATCCGAAgcgggaagttgttgtcagctgttttatgcactgaactttctgacctgctggtttacataaatccaaagaaaacctttgactacccctactttcattcatgcatctgtggtcagtttgagattttcttttaaaagttaaaatgattgaacaccgataaacctcagactggtggatttccgctttgcaaagactactctccttctgatttgctaatgtcctagctctgccagatttcattggttaagtgcagcttctgtttaaaatcttgaataaaaagtctacatggaacattttgcgcttattttccaaatgacaaaagtccctcacagcgacggagaacattaaacccctgataatattacttattcagatcagaagggggagtaatgtatcccccccagggataaaacacgaatgaccagagggggggacgtcacaaccagagggggggggaatcccccccagcaaatcgcaccctgcTTATTTCttaatgaaactaaattatatctatacttacctcacacacacatacacactaaatcctcccagctaattctgtatcttttaaatatttaataagtgctttaattattttatctgaTTGATGTTTCCCTAGTAAATCAGCCATCTTTACTGAACTCCCCAATACCCTTTccagttctttcctctcttttatatattttctacaataaatcaaaacatgtttccctattatttttaaaccagcaTTTAAACTAGTATGCCCTATCCTCAACCTGTTTATCCATATTTTCTCTCTTCTATTCATTATACTATTATATTTTATGATAatatctttctgtattttatataaatgtcttcatttttcttctaaattccatctctcctgccatatattatttattttatctttaataattacttttatttattttctacttAGCGGGACATCATATTCAATTTCTCTTGCCTTAACTGCTTCTTTAGCTAatttatctactttttcattACCTAAAATTCTTTTATGTGCTGGAACCCATGTGAattgaatacttattttttgttgctttataccatatattaaataactgacttcATCTAGAAGATCTTGACTGCTTTcagattttccacttttaaaactagtcaggcaagacaatgaatctgaacagataactacATTTCTAGGCTTCGCCTCCAGCACCCATTGTAATGCCAAAATAATTGCCAACATCTCTGCTGAAAAcccccatagacattatatcaTAGACATTATATCCGTAGAcacgtcattgggcgggttctgcctatggtgcgatgcgtcagagcgtccgccatcttaaatgtggcaaatctgcagttactcagtcacttaaacagtatcagtgGGACTTTAATCtttgaatatactttgtattcgtagtatttttgtttttgtaatattacaagtttattttcgtatccctttagcttcattctcctaaatgtattctcgtaaagaataaaaataattaaaataatctaacctgaccctattactccaggaatgaaataattctgcaaattGTGACTATTCTgtaaatgttccctcttaattctcataatatgacggttttctcataacattatcacttttgtgttttttttttttactttattgacctactagggctttttccccctcatattattaattttacctctttaatactcacccaaaaagtctgttcctaaaggttcacatgtgacacggttttatgaaataatgaagaccacaatgtttagatttaacaaattgatccttatatattcatagcacacacacacacacacacacacacacacacacatatatatatatatatatatatatatatatatatatatatatatatatatatatatatatatatatatatatatatatatatatatagcctgtgttgccactctgcagctttagtgtgtccggTTTTGCAACAtcgtgcagccttagtttatagaaggcggatacaagtagtgaaatcagccagaatacatttccatgcagcacaggaatgaggcatcttctctgattcacgttcacaataacagaactcaacttttttctgccacatacaatatggcggtgacgttgaggtgcgaacctgcgccctatggcgcgtctacgtatatgatgtctgtgagAACCCCCACTCcccaccagttggtggcggtaatgcacactgaaaatgtgtttgccaatttaagaagaagaagagaaacacGTAGAAGAACAGTAAATACAAGTATTATCCAGGGAGTATGGAGAATTCGGAATTATCTTTCACTTTGGCTTACACCGTGTTTGCCATTTGCCTCATCTTTACTCCGAACGAATTCCGTGCTGCAGGTTTAACCATCCAAAATGTGTTTTCGCCCTGGCTGGGCAGTGAGGATATTGGCTTCATCGAGCACCATTTGAGGAGGACCAGTCTCACTATACTGATCCACAGTGCCCTGCCTCTAGGTTAGCTGTGCCTGTGATATGGCACTGTCACTGGATACAAATGTAATATTGATCTGATAACCTTGTAAACGACCTAGTTGTGTAGCTGAAGAATTAGATTTAATCTAGCAAAAGTATTATCTAACCTTGAACTGTATGGAGTAAACCATATACCATATCTTATTTTTCCCAGGTTACTACTTGGGAATGTGTGTTGCTGACCCAGAAGAGAACCTGATAAATATTCACCAGGTTAGTGCCGTTCTTGTCTCTCTAGGGTTCAAAATAGACAATATATAGCTCATTATTACTGGCGCGGATTCAGGCGGGGGCGCACATAATATTATGTTAGTCTTCTAATATTCACAATCGGTCAGGTTTTATGTATTCATCGGCATCAGATTATAGAGTGGTgcaaaaaatgttattaataaaTTTGTTTAACAAAACATGTACAAAGAGGTAACACTGCTGAAAAGCAGCAGTGTTACCTCTTTGtacatgttttgtattttttatctaaataaaaaataaaaagaggcaAGCAATCAAACTCACAAGGGgatatatactttaaaatgatgTAAGTCTGGAAAATTCTGTTAACACCTCAAACAAGCCTTTACATGTTTCAACATATTTCAGATATTTCAAGTATACCTGAAAGTCTTTTAGGTAGACAAAGATAATATTACTCCTTGTTTATGGATAACCTTTTATTTTCGCTAAACAAAAGATTGCAACAgagttaatgtttttgtttgccaATAATCTTCCAGATGTTATATACAAAAATGTGTTCTGCGAATACTACTTTTcgtttaatctattttttactTTGCATTTGGATAACCCAGCTATAGCACACTCAGACTAGGAggaagaacatttaaatatggaAATCCTGGAGCATGCAACACGGGGTATATTACAAATtggaaacatgacatttaacaGAAAATCTGGAATTCTAGAATTGCGCCGCTCAGGGTTGGAGTAGCtctgtatttttccttttcaaacGTTCTTTCCTGCTTTTCTGGAGGGAAAGAAATTTGCGTTTTTTGGACAGCCATTGCTTTTTGTGCTGGATACTTTGTACTTGAACCAATTTTTGgcaatatttttcattttctgcaaTTTTGTTATGATGTATAACTATAGCAACAGGTTGGTTTACAACAAGGAGCAGCGGATTGACATTGGAAAGGCTGAAATAATACCACAACTGAAGCCAGAAATCCCAGAGATGTCAAGGTTGAGGTGTAAACCCGAAATCCAGCCAATAGGgtgtgttttaaaaggtttgttgaGATGTAGAATACACAAGGAGACCACGAGTtgcagtgttgtgcaattatacactgtttaaagttatttaatgtttcataaataactctctgttaggtattgtctggtgatgatcagctgttaagctgatatcaggacaatggttcaATTCGAgcggtaaatggactgaatttatatagcgtttttccagtcatgctgaccacccaaagcgctgtacactatagccacattc comes from Fundulus heteroclitus isolate FHET01 unplaced genomic scaffold, MU-UCD_Fhet_4.1 scaffold_28, whole genome shotgun sequence and encodes:
- the LOC118559384 gene encoding uncharacterized protein LOC118559384 isoform X2; its protein translation is MILCFSVLQHFCLLSVFSHFRTMPKYKSSVRCKTKKIKLTRKTIGARAKSSYIPSHAGSSDTNTVFPSSHDICTENSEEEGTAYTRAKRKELSLWDTLKDQVLEESYKSSAPFSDMCSVCKKPGVYRCLECSRSSVFCKDCVYTVHINSLHLPEKWNKTCYEAAFQQLVLHLSGDHSTHVVYSRDVKTFVNTGHLINCTVSFCKCEPEVCTLLKYGLWPASPEKPQTAFSMALLELFVHLSLECQISVEGFINTLRWKNNLTVMEVNMLYRALVGESISQFRHYHFRRRSLVGLCDQFDDGTVCPACIKTDGTVIVALDANFGLVRKKSSGSSITEPLQGNRMFVRDEDVEEYVRSNPDNCQPTENCSKFKAGNALRSQNQQKKLDITGVFGASCRHEVPLIFLNMTHGERKLEKESQKDFPWRYQHFMCMGINCSVRYFLGCSKVSLPNSTSCYIIYTYCSPCCYKAA
- the LOC118559384 gene encoding uncharacterized protein LOC118559384 isoform X3 translates to MPKYKSSVRCKTKKIKLTRKTIGARAKSSYIPSHAGSSDTNTVFPSSHDICTENSEEEGTAYTRAKRKELSLWDTLKDQVLEESYKSSAPFSDMCSVCKKPGVYRCLECSRSSVFCKDCVYTVHINSLHLPEKWNKTCYEAAFQQLVLHLSGDHSTHVVYSRDVKTFVNTGHLINCTVSFCKCEPEVCTLLKYGLWPASPEKPQTAFSMALLELFVHLSLECQISVEGFINTLRWKNNLTVMEVNMLYRALVGESISQFRHYHFRRRSLVGLCDQFDDGTVCPACIKTDGTVIVALDANFGLVRKKSSGSSITEPLQGNRMFVRDEDVEEYVRSNPDNCQPTENCSKFKAGNALRSQNQQKKLDITGVFGASCRHEVPLIFLNMTHGERLAYPKYVITELMKKYKEKNINLHVLYDIACVLSRHFRKTGEGIPKGLSLAVPAFHVYGHKLQCQVFFGLF
- the LOC118559384 gene encoding uncharacterized protein LOC118559384 isoform X1, which encodes MILCFSVLQHFCLLSVFSHFRTMPKYKSSVRCKTKKIKLTRKTIGARAKSSYIPSHAGSSDTNTVFPSSHDICTENSEEEGTAYTRAKRKELSLWDTLKDQVLEESYKSSAPFSDMCSVCKKPGVYRCLECSRSSVFCKDCVYTVHINSLHLPEKWNKTCYEAAFQQLVLHLSGDHSTHVVYSRDVKTFVNTGHLINCTVSFCKCEPEVCTLLKYGLWPASPEKPQTAFSMALLELFVHLSLECQISVEGFINTLRWKNNLTVMEVNMLYRALVGESISQFRHYHFRRRSLVGLCDQFDDGTVCPACIKTDGTVIVALDANFGLVRKKSSGSSITEPLQGNRMFVRDEDVEEYVRSNPDNCQPTENCSKFKAGNALRSQNQQKKLDITGVFGASCRHEVPLIFLNMTHGERLAYPKYVITELMKKYKEKNINLHVLYDIACVLSRHFRKTGEGIPKGLSLAVPAFHVYGHKLQCQVFFGLF